The Kwoniella shivajii chromosome 4, complete sequence genome segment TCCTTGGGGCtgatgatcaaagaaaggtCAGTTCAGATTTCTGCTCCACCTAGTTATCATGGACTAATGACTGATTCTGCGAATAGAACTTCACACGCAAGAACGAAATACCATTCAGCTCCGAAACCAAGATTATGACCGTGACGGGTTCGCTAAATGGCAGCTCTGACATGGTCTACCTCAAGGGTGCTGTTGAACAAGTGCTATCTCGCTGTCGGTATTACTATGTGACCGATTCCTCCACaccatcacttgatccaacAACGCAGAAACTCATACTTGAAAGAGCAACAGAAGTTTCAAAGCAGGGTCTAAGAGTTATCGCTATGGCGTATGGATTCCCCAAAGGCGAAGGAaacgatttgatctttgtcGGATTCCAAGCTATGATGGATCCTCCAAGAAAAGGAGTCGCACATGCTGTATCAGCACTACACAGTGCCGGAGTTCAAGTTGTTATGATCACAGGTGATGCCGAACCTACAGCTTTAGCGATCGCACGTCAACTCGGATTGAAAGTGAACCCTTCGTCAGGAAGCTTAGACTCGTTTGTGGGAGGATCAAGTTGTATGCTTGGaagtcaagttgatcaattGACGGAAAGAGAATTGATTGAACGTGTACCTGGAATAACAGTTTACGCGCGTACGACACCAAGACATAAAATGGCCATCGTGAAAGCATGGCAAATGCGAGGAGCGGTAGTAGCGATGACAGGAGATGGAGTTAATGATTCACCAGCTTTGAAAATGGCCGATATTGGTATATCAATGGGTAAATCAGGGACTGATgtagctaaagaagctgcaGATGTcattttggttgatgatgacttttcatcaattctacctgcagtggaagaaggaaaatcGATTTTCTACAACATTCAAAATTTCTTATCGTTTCAACTTTCAACTGCAGTCGCTGCATTATCACTAATCACTTTATCGACATTCTTCAAATTGGCAAATCCATTAAACGCCATGCaaattctcttcatcaatatcttgaTGGATGGACCGCCCGCTCAAGCTCTAGGTGTTGATCCTGTTGATAAAGAAGTAATGCGTAGACCACCAAGAAAAAAGGGTGATCATGTATTGTCAAAAAGATTGATTTACAGAGTAGCTTTTTCAGCTACTATGATAGTGTTAGGAACTTTATACATCTACGCTAGGGAAACTAGTGATGGCAGTATGAGTAGAAGGGATCAAactatggtgagtgatttaatcagttttcttttttggagGGGCGAATCTACAGTATATAGAGAGAGAGCTAATCTGATGACTGTCCCCCGATATTAATATATATAGACTTTTACAGGATTTGTTTTCTTAGATTTGGTATCAGCATTACAAAATCGAGGATTAACATGTCCAATGTTCAGAAATCGAATGTTGTTCATAACGATATCGATTTCGTTCATATGTCAATTACTCTTGATTTATATACCTCTTTTACAACACATTTTCCAAACGGAAGCTTTATCAATGAGGGACTTATTCATGTTGATTGGTCTGGCAGGAACTTCGATGGGTTTACATGAAGTTAGGAGATGGTACGAAAGGAAATCTGTCGAAAGGGAAATCATACAAGAAGGTATTGGTAGAATGGCGTGATATCGGAGAAAGAGTTCAATTGTGGACGGGGAATTGAGAATTGAGAATGGAGGGAGACAAGGAGACGAGGATATTTGGTTTTAgcatgggaagaagaggtaatatCAGGACCCATATTAATATAGTATCGTATAATCACATTATACGGGATAAAATCACATGTCAGTTTTTCAATGCATTTGTCACGATCAGACAAGGCCATATTTACTGCTGTCCTTCGAGACTCTCGAGATGGTGTGATGCATGAACGATAAATTATCTTCTAATCGACTACACTAAAATATGATAGGAGTAGAATTTAAGTGTACCAAATGAGCAAACGCAGCTTAATCTTCGAGCTCAATGACGGTATCAtgttcatcaccttcatctcctggGATCTTCTCGATCTACAACAAACGCGGCGTGATCAGCgtttttgaccttgactcGGACCACCATGGATAACAGAAAGTACGGTGTCACTTACGACGTCAAATTCTTCAAGGGACTCAGCGATTATCTTTGTGGCTTTGattatatcttcttctgaaatgACAAGAGGAGGAGCGAACCGAATGCTATTTTTTTTTTTGTAACACAGGTCGTCAGCATATATCGACTTTAGGGTGACTTTCGCAGTCAAGCCAACTGATAACTGAAAGAAAACTCACATATTGACATGAGTGGGTTTAGCTAATAAACCTTTAGATTTCATCAATAAACATAACTGCCAAGctgttcttcctttctttgaaaCTTTTTCATCAATGACAACACCGTTGAATAATCCCCTTCCTcggatgattttgatgaatggTGAATTCAGTTTCCGAAGTTCATATCTGAATAATTCTCCTAATTTAGCTGATCTTTCGActaaatcttctttgactagAACATCTAAAGCAGTCATTGCTACTGCGCATCCCAATGGATTTCTGCGAGGCGAGGGGTGTATCAGCTGAAATTTCTTTCTCACACTTGTCGCAGAGACCCAAATACACTCACCCTCCATAAGTAGATCCATGTTCTCCAGGTTTGATGGTAAGCATAATTTCCTTGCTTGCCATAACACATGACACGGGGTACACTAAAATCAGAGCATCTTCAGAgctgatcattgatcaaagaaacaAATGAAGCTTTCCACTCACTGCCACCAGACAAAGCTTTTCCGAGGATGACCATATCGGGTTTGATACCGTCCCATTCGTAGCAGAGCCTGGAATACTGTATATCAGCTAGGTCCGGTTTCAGAGGACATGGTCATGATTTACATTTTACCTGTTCTGGCAAGACCAGTTTGGATCTCATCACAGATCAACAAGACATTGTATTTCTTGCAGATCTCATGGATCTTGGCGAGGTATCCATCATCAGGAACGTAGATACTGTACGCGTTATCAGCTTGAATGCTCGGATGTTTCATGTAAAGATCTAGGTAAGAAGATCAGAGGAGAATAGGAAACTTACCcagcttcaccttgaatAGGTTCAACCAAAAATGCGGCAACTTCATCACCGTATTTCTCAAGTGTTCTTTCCAAGTCTTCAGGATGATTGTAACGGATCAATCCGGTATCCCAATTAGGTCCCACACCTTCCAAGAAAGGACCGAAACCAGCTCTTGATTCAGGATCAGTCGACATTGAAATAATACCAATTGTTCTTCCGTGGAAATTACCATCTACACTTAATACTTTAGCTTTTCCTTCTGgtattttcttcttttcgtatCCCCATTTTCTGGCTAGCTTGATTGCTGTTTCTACTGCTTCGGCACCCGTGTTCATAGGTAAGACCATTTCGAATCCGAACATCTTGGTTATCTTTTCAGCGAATGGACCTAGATTGGATGAATAGAAAGCTCTTGAAGATAAGGTAAGTTTAGAAGCTTGAGTTATGAGTGTATTCACTGGTACCGCACATACCATACTTTCAGTTTGACCGTATCGACCGTACggtaaagagaaaggtgtACTCACAGATATCAGGATGACAGTGACCTTGGTTGACAGCTCTAAAAGCGCACATGGTATTAGTCACCGTACAATTCCCTCAAAAGGACTACTCACGAATAAGCAGCTAAGAAATCAAGGTATTCATTTCCCTCTGGATCCCAAACATGAgcaccttctcctctttcgaAGCAGCTACATCGTATGAGATGGGTTGATCAGCTCGAATATCGCGATTGTGGATGTTAAATCTACTGGAATATAGTCGGAATGCCGAAATAGATAAGTGACTTACACGGGTAAAGGGTGGTAATTGTGACTTTGAGCCGTATTCATCGATGATTAGTTGGTATTCCCAAGATGAGGACAAAGGGAGGAAGGATAGAGGAGAGACTCACGCAGAATATTCATGTtcaagattgatgatttcttgagTTGAGAATTTCGCTTTTCCACCTACTGGTTGAGCGGGAGCTGAAGGGGTATGTGTAGCTACAGGTGACATCCTGTTTGTCTTGTCTATTGCAATGTGTCTAGGTATATAgagtaaagctgaaaattgagattgaagattgagatcaagatgagatggattactcttcttttcttttcttttcacgGCGGCAAAGATAGATTGTTAAAAAAAAACTCGAAGGGGGCAAACTTTCTTTATTCTTATTGACAAGATTTGAGAACCGAAATAAGCGGGGGTCACTTGAATGTCTCTCTATACTTGTCAGATGATAGATACTCGTAGATTGTTCACAGATGAATGTCCAAATGACTTCTACTGATGAATGTCTGAATCTGAATGTGATCCCGGAGAATAGAAGTTTCTCGCTACGAgtatactcgagtatttGGTATCTCTCGCTAAAAGGCGCCAGTGATGAATTGGCTTGGTTAAGCGAGCTTGGCAATTCCGTACAAATCAAAGCGTGCTCGAGTATAGGCGCCATTCAGACTGTGGTGTATCGAGGATGCATGCAATGATATAATGTTGGGATATACGAGTATGCATTAAGAAATCGTGAATTCCAATATATACAGTGAGAATATATGATATAGTTTTAAAAAGATATTCAATGTCAACAAAATATGAGATGATATTCACAAAGCCGGAGACATCTGTAACAGAACAATCAAATTTCAGTCATAGTTGAAAGTAGTCCTGTCCATCTACATTTAATCCATCGTACCAAACTCACTCCCTCTTCTATTACCCAGCTTATCAAACCAATCTCTTGTTGAGCCGGGAGTCTTCATCTCGTCAGATTGAGAACTACTAGTTGTTGACTGTCCAATATCATTTGAGTCTGCACCCGGGGAGAAAACAAGGGTAACGGAATCGGTTCTTTCAAAAAGAGGAGGTTCAatttcaggtgatgaagaggttcctctccttttcttcgtcAATGAAGAGGTTGGTTTCCCTTCAGAATGACTTCCTGAGGCCCTGGCTCTTTTTTCGAGTTCTTGGATCCCGGCAGGCCTTAGAGAAGGATGGTGAGGTGCTTCAGGAACTTTACTCATTAATATCCCTTTATTACTAATTCCTTCTTGGGCTTTATCTTGttcagaagaaggatgtttATCTTCGGGAAAGtcaaaatcttcttcatcatcccaacGTTTGTCGAAATCCCTCTTTAGCTTTTTCTTAGGTCTGTCACCGAAAAATCCGAAAGAGGCAAGTTTGCTTTGTTCCTTCTCATTTGTCAGACGAGACTTCGATTTTCTCTTGTTGGCATTTTGGGAAGAAGTGGACGGAGAGGGAGAATGGGACGTAGGAGTGGAAGCTAAGATTCCACGTTGCAAATGGTCCCATTTTGattctcctttctccttctctcctgTACGCAGATGACCCCTATTTCCTGATCTTGCCTGATTGTCTCTGTCGCCTTCACCGTCCCTCTGAGACGACGGTGGAGcggacgaagatgaaccCCGCTCGACAGGTGACGAAGGTATTAACTGGGGAAAATTCTGTGATAGTATGGTAGGTTCGATCTACGGTGTTGTACTTTCAGCCCAGAACGAATATTTGGTTGTGTCAATTGGTATGAACTCACGCTTTTACTGGACCACCTTTCACCGAGACTTGGTCGTCTACCCGGTGAGCGTATAGGAGAACCCGAAGGGCTAAATAGAGGAGGTTCTGAAGACGGGCTTCTCATTTTCGTCCATTGTAATTCTGCTTCCCCCTCTTGATCCGCTATCTTATCGCATTCGACCCCTGGATCACCTTCGCGTTCGCTTTCATCAGAATCCAAACCCCAGTCTAGCAGAGTTTCCGGTTCCATTTCTGCAACTTTCCACTCTCTCACTCCTGTACTTTTTTCTTCCGAGGGGAAATGAGGTTGTCTTGGTGGATCAGGAAGTATAAACAAAGTTTCTTGTCTTTCTGACATTTTCGGTCTACACGATTTGGGTGGGGTGATTTGATAATGTTTCTGAGTTGATGCTTTCTTTGGTGTATGCTGTTGTTGGCGATTGAGAGATAAAGCAGATTTgataggagaaggagaaatcgATCTTGGCCTTTCGATAACTGATGTTCTAGGTAAAGGCGATATAGGTATTCCCTTCTTTAACTTTCTTTTCGGTGTTATAGGTGATTTTCCTGGTGACGTTTTACCAATATTTGTTGAGCTGAAGGTGTTTCGTAAAGCATTCAGTTTGACAGGCGTTaaacctttccttttttggtCTTTGTGGAAATGGGTAGGTTTGATAGGAGTGTCCGTTATTTCTGGTGGATCGGAAGATGATAATTCAACTAGTTCCTTCAATTTTATACCTTCCGGAGGAGGatcggaagaagataaatcaaCCAGTTTCTTTTCTTGGGATTTACCATgtggtgaagatgttttATGTCTTCTCTCTTGTACTGAAGTCAATACTCTaagatcaatttcatctttcttagTGACAgattcccttttcctctttttaCCAATATCCTGTCGTTCGTTGACACCTTGATTCGGTTGAGTGCCATCTGGAATTGGATGTAAAGCTGGTGGAGCACGAGCAGGGGTGAGAGGAGGACGTTTGCGCCAAGGAGAAGGAGCTGCCAATTGATCTTTCGCTTGACCACAAAACCGTAGGTGTTTTCTTAGGACAGATGATGGTGGGTCAGGGGGCATAACGTACGGAGTGGAAAGTGGATGCGTAACTTTGATAGGAGAAGGAGTACGCTCCTGAGACCTATCAGAGTTAGGTGGCGAATATGATGGTTCACGAGGTTCAGTAGGTTCAGTCTCGatttcaggtgataaagaagatgtgagtgGAGGCAAcgaaggtgatttcgtttgTCTTATGATCTTCagtggtgaaggtgattttATCTTTGATCTAGTTGATTGAGCGGGTGGTGGcaattcatccatctcttgTGGATAGGATATACCTGTCTTCTCCCTAGTAATACCTCCCTGTGAACGATgtattttcttttctcctgATTTCAAGTGTGGGATAGTGACTGGTCgtatttcatcttcatccttttcGTGTGGGTCTCCTTTCAAttctccagcttcagcttcaacctCGGGTTCTGAGCCCGAACCCCAGAAATCATCTCTATGGATTTTCAATTTACTTCCTTTTGATATACCatgacttttctttttcccaaaTATCAAACCACTTGTAGTTTGCGGTATCGGACTTCCTTTTTCGCTCAAAGGTGTTCTGTCTGCAATGTTTGTtgctttacctttacctttataTGATGACGAGTTTGAACCAGTTTTCGATTCTGTTATTGGGGTATTGAAGTAATTCTTTAATGTcccttgaccttgacccTGTACATGTACATTTTTGGTAGTAGGCGTCACGTCATGTAGCCTCTTTCTTATTGTAGATGTAGAAGTAGATGAGGAAGGTCCTGCCCCACGAGTGGGATTCAAGGTGGAATTAGGTCGAGGACGT includes the following:
- a CDS encoding ornithine-oxo-acid transaminase; amino-acid sequence: MSPVATHTPSAPAQPVGGKAKFSTQEIINLEHEYSAHNYHPLPVCFERGEGAHVWDPEGNEYLDFLAAYSAVNQGHCHPDILNTLITQASKLTLSSRAFYSSNLGPFAEKITKMFGFEMVLPMNTGAEAVETAIKLARKWGYEKKKIPEGKAKVLSVDGNFHGRTIGIISMSTDPESRAGFGPFLEGVGPNWDTGLIRYNHPEDLERTLEKYGDEVAAFLVEPIQGEAGIYVPDDGYLAKIHEICKKYNVLLICDEIQTGLARTGKMLCYEWDGIKPDMVILGKALSGGMYPVSCVMASKEIMLTIKPGEHGSTYGGNPLGCAVAMTALDVLVKEDLVERSAKLGELFRYELRKLNSPFIKIIRGRGLFNGVVIDEKVSKKGRTAWQLCLLMKSKGLLAKPTHVNIIRFAPPLVISEEDIIKATKIIAESLEEFDVIEKIPGDEGDEHDTVIELED